Proteins from a single region of Crassaminicella profunda:
- the ortA gene encoding 2-amino-4-oxopentanoate thiolase subunit OrtA yields the protein MQVKKGEWVRIHNIVLTSEERAPQVPDDTKKVPLEAWVKGFLQEDAQMGDEVEVKTMTGRMEKGKLIEVNSSYKHNYGNFVPELLQIGMQLRDILWGGEAHE from the coding sequence ATGCAAGTTAAAAAGGGAGAATGGGTAAGAATTCATAATATAGTTTTAACGTCAGAAGAAAGAGCTCCACAAGTTCCTGATGATACAAAGAAAGTTCCACTAGAAGCGTGGGTAAAAGGATTTTTGCAAGAAGATGCACAAATGGGGGATGAAGTCGAAGTAAAAACTATGACCGGTAGAATGGAAAAAGGAAAGCTTATAGAAGTGAATTCATCTTATAAACATAATTATGGAAATTTTGTTCCTGAGCTTCTTCAAATAGGTATGCAACTTCGAGACATTCTTTGGGGAGGTGAAGCTCATGAGTAA
- the ord gene encoding 2,4-diaminopentanoate dehydrogenase: MENVKVIIWGLGAMGGGMAEMLLKKQGVEIVGVVGRGKKIGTSMYDYLSVERGDRPDVVMGAYDEVITEKAADVVLICTDSFTKNAFEKIKFCLEKKINVVSSAEEMAYPQAQEPELAKEMDKIAKQNGVTVVGTGINPGLMMDLLVVALTGACEEVEHLTARRVNSLSPFGPAVMEEQGIGITVDAFNKGVEEGTLAGHVGFSESVNMIADAIGWKLSDQVKQSMEPIVSNVYRKSPYAEVQAGDVAGCAMKGYGYVDGELKIEMDHPQQIEPELEGVHTGDYIIIKGTPDISMAINPEVPGGIGTIAMCVNTIPHAINARPGLKTMIDLPVPRAIMGDMRDLIER, encoded by the coding sequence ATGGAAAATGTAAAAGTAATTATTTGGGGTTTAGGTGCAATGGGTGGCGGAATGGCAGAAATGCTTCTTAAAAAACAAGGTGTAGAAATTGTAGGGGTTGTTGGTAGAGGTAAAAAAATAGGAACAAGTATGTATGATTATTTGTCTGTTGAAAGAGGGGACAGACCTGATGTAGTAATGGGAGCATATGATGAAGTGATTACGGAAAAGGCAGCTGACGTAGTATTAATTTGTACTGATTCTTTCACAAAAAATGCATTCGAAAAAATAAAATTCTGTTTAGAAAAGAAAATCAATGTAGTATCAAGTGCTGAAGAAATGGCTTATCCACAAGCACAAGAACCAGAATTAGCAAAGGAAATGGACAAAATTGCAAAACAAAATGGTGTTACCGTAGTAGGTACAGGAATCAACCCAGGACTTATGATGGATTTACTAGTAGTTGCTTTAACTGGAGCATGCGAAGAGGTAGAACATTTAACAGCTAGACGTGTAAATAGTTTATCTCCTTTTGGTCCAGCAGTTATGGAAGAACAAGGAATTGGTATTACAGTAGATGCTTTCAATAAAGGTGTTGAAGAAGGAACATTAGCTGGACATGTTGGTTTTTCTGAATCTGTTAACATGATTGCTGATGCAATAGGATGGAAATTAAGTGATCAAGTAAAACAATCTATGGAACCAATCGTTTCAAACGTATATAGAAAATCTCCATATGCAGAGGTTCAAGCAGGAGATGTAGCAGGTTGTGCTATGAAGGGATATGGATATGTTGATGGGGAATTAAAAATAGAAATGGATCATCCACAACAAATCGAACCAGAGCTTGAAGGAGTACATACAGGAGATTATATCATTATTAAAGGAACTCCAGATATTAGTATGGCAATCAATCCAGAGGTACCTGGTGGAATAGGAACAATTGCTATGTGTGTAAATACGATTCCTCATGCTATTAATGCAAGACCAGGTCTTAAGACAATGATTGATTTACCAGTACCAAGAGCTATCATGGGAGATATGAGAGACTTAATAGAAAGGTAG
- a CDS encoding sigma-54 interaction domain-containing protein translates to MKDYTKDILETILEYIDEGVHVIDNERKTILYNRAMTELEGMKKVDVLNKDFLEVFPTLDQTSSTLLKALNKEEKIIDHPQTYMNNHNKEVTTINTTVPIFSNHKRIGALEISKNITKIKHLSDQIMSLQIELSKTGKKELSQNKFTFSSIIGSNKRFTQAIDYAKKAAKFLSSVLIYGETGTGKELVAQSIHYGSNRAKKPFLAQNCAAIPETLLEGILFGTVKGGFTGAINRPGLFEQASGGTVFLDEINSMGMQLQSKLLRVLQEGTIRRVGGLKNIPIDIRIIASTNEEPYEAIEKGKIRKDLFYRINVIPIYLPPLRERVDDIEILAKYFVDKYNQKLNKKIESIDLFVLNAFKNYKWPGNVRELENIIEGAMNIVENESILKKEHFSPQANAKIFALTYENHIDLKTSLPETLEKIEKNIIIKVLKSCNNNISRAALELGIKRQTLQHKLRKYKIITK, encoded by the coding sequence ATGAAGGATTATACAAAGGATATACTAGAAACTATTTTAGAATATATTGATGAGGGTGTACATGTAATAGATAATGAAAGAAAGACAATTTTATATAATCGAGCAATGACTGAACTTGAGGGTATGAAAAAAGTGGATGTATTAAATAAGGATTTTTTAGAAGTGTTTCCAACTTTAGATCAAACTAGTAGTACGTTGTTAAAAGCATTGAATAAAGAAGAAAAGATCATCGATCATCCTCAAACCTATATGAATAATCATAATAAAGAAGTAACGACAATCAATACGACCGTGCCTATTTTTAGCAATCATAAAAGAATTGGTGCATTAGAGATTTCGAAAAATATTACAAAAATTAAGCATTTATCTGATCAAATAATGTCACTTCAAATAGAACTATCTAAGACAGGAAAAAAAGAACTATCTCAAAATAAATTTACTTTTTCAAGTATTATAGGGAGCAATAAAAGATTTACACAAGCTATTGATTACGCAAAAAAGGCAGCTAAGTTTTTATCTAGTGTCTTAATATATGGAGAAACTGGAACAGGAAAAGAGCTAGTAGCTCAGAGTATTCATTATGGAAGCAATAGAGCAAAAAAGCCCTTTTTAGCTCAGAACTGTGCTGCTATTCCAGAAACTTTATTAGAAGGTATTCTCTTTGGAACTGTTAAGGGTGGGTTTACAGGAGCCATTAATCGACCAGGACTATTTGAACAGGCAAGTGGAGGAACTGTTTTTTTAGACGAAATCAATTCAATGGGCATGCAACTTCAATCAAAATTATTAAGAGTGCTACAAGAGGGAACCATAAGAAGAGTTGGAGGACTAAAAAATATTCCTATAGATATAAGAATTATAGCAAGTACAAATGAAGAGCCTTATGAGGCTATTGAAAAAGGAAAAATCAGAAAAGATCTCTTTTATAGGATCAATGTAATACCCATTTATTTACCTCCTCTTAGAGAAAGAGTAGATGATATAGAAATATTAGCAAAATATTTTGTAGATAAATATAATCAAAAATTAAATAAGAAGATAGAAAGTATAGATTTATTCGTCCTTAATGCATTTAAGAATTACAAATGGCCAGGGAATGTGAGAGAATTAGAAAATATCATTGAAGGAGCAATGAATATTGTTGAAAATGAAAGTATATTAAAGAAAGAGCATTTTTCTCCTCAGGCAAATGCAAAAATATTTGCACTCACTTATGAAAATCATATTGACTTAAAAACAAGTCTTCCCGAGACATTGGAAAAAATTGAAAAAAACATTATTATAAAAGTATTGAAATCATGTAATAATAATATTTCAAGGGCGGCATTAGAACTTGGTATAAAAAGACAAACATTACAACATAAATTAAGAAAATACAAAATTATCACAAAATAA
- the glyA gene encoding serine hydroxymethyltransferase, whose translation MNFENLKSVDMDVFEAIQKEIKRQQNKIELIASENFVSPAVMEAMGSQLTNKYAEGYPAKRYYGGCEHVDVVEDLARERLKKLFSAEHANVQPHSGANANIAVYFAMLKPGDTVLGMNLSHGGHLTHGSPVNISGKYYNFVDYGVDKELETIDYEEVRKVALETKPKLIVAGASAYPRTIDFKKFREIADEVGAYLMVDMAHIAGLVAAKLHPNPCEYADFVTTTTHKTLRGPRGGAILCKEEFAKKIDKAIFPGVQGGPLMHVIAAKAVSFKEALTDEFNLYQEQIIKNAKKLSEELIKRDFRLVSGGTDNHLILIDLRNKDITGKEAEKRLDEAGVTVNKNTIPYDPQSPFVTSGIRIGTPAVTTRGMKEEDMVEIAEIIRMVIDCPEKVDEAKELVEKLCGKFPLYK comes from the coding sequence ATGAATTTTGAAAATTTAAAAAGTGTAGATATGGATGTATTTGAAGCCATTCAAAAGGAAATTAAAAGACAGCAAAATAAGATTGAGTTAATTGCATCTGAAAATTTTGTTAGTCCTGCTGTAATGGAAGCTATGGGGAGCCAATTAACCAATAAATATGCAGAAGGATATCCGGCTAAAAGATATTATGGTGGCTGTGAACATGTTGATGTGGTAGAAGATTTAGCAAGAGAAAGATTAAAAAAATTATTTTCTGCAGAACATGCAAATGTACAACCTCATTCAGGAGCGAATGCGAATATAGCTGTATATTTTGCAATGCTAAAACCTGGAGATACCGTTTTAGGGATGAATCTTTCCCATGGAGGACATCTTACTCATGGAAGTCCTGTAAATATTTCAGGAAAATACTATAATTTTGTAGACTATGGTGTTGACAAAGAATTAGAAACCATTGATTATGAAGAGGTGCGAAAAGTAGCGTTAGAGACAAAACCAAAATTAATTGTTGCAGGTGCTAGTGCTTATCCAAGAACCATTGATTTTAAGAAGTTTCGAGAAATTGCAGATGAAGTGGGTGCCTATTTGATGGTAGATATGGCACATATTGCAGGACTTGTAGCTGCTAAATTGCATCCAAATCCTTGTGAATATGCAGATTTTGTTACAACAACAACCCATAAAACATTAAGAGGACCAAGGGGAGGCGCAATTCTTTGCAAAGAAGAATTTGCCAAAAAAATAGACAAAGCTATTTTTCCAGGAGTACAAGGTGGACCTCTTATGCATGTGATTGCTGCAAAAGCTGTTAGCTTTAAAGAAGCCTTAACAGATGAATTTAATCTTTATCAAGAGCAAATTATAAAAAATGCGAAAAAATTATCTGAAGAATTAATCAAAAGAGATTTTAGATTAGTTTCAGGTGGAACAGATAATCATTTAATATTAATAGATTTAAGAAATAAAGATATAACAGGTAAAGAAGCTGAAAAAAGGTTAGATGAAGCAGGTGTAACCGTTAATAAAAATACGATTCCATATGATCCACAAAGTCCTTTTGTAACAAGTGGGATTCGAATAGGTACACCAGCTGTAACAACAAGAGGGATGAAGGAAGAAGATATGGTGGAGATTGCAGAAATTATTCGTATGGTTATTGATTGTCCTGAAAAGGTGGATGAGGCAAAAGAGCTAGTAGAAAAGCTGTGTGGAAAATTTCCATTATATAAATAA
- a CDS encoding threonine/serine ThrE exporter family protein — MHSTMKNILALAVYAGEIMLKNGAETYRVEDTIIRICHAYNIPCVESFVTPTGIFVSIDPQDHNNDDNVITFIKRIQIRTIDLNKISQVNNFSRKLTTSYLSVEEGMDLLKKIDTLPKYPGLLKIIGAGIASAFFGLLLGSTYNDFFSSFFIAMIIYIAVSFIDKLHSNLFIQNFIGGAIAALLAIFSVNIDLGMNIDKIIISSIMILVPGVAITNAIRDYISGELLSGVARSAEAIIVAISIAVGVGAVMNTWIYFLGGL; from the coding sequence ATGCATTCTACAATGAAAAATATTCTTGCTCTTGCAGTTTATGCTGGAGAAATTATGCTTAAAAATGGTGCAGAAACTTATCGGGTTGAGGACACAATTATTCGAATCTGCCATGCTTATAATATCCCATGTGTAGAATCATTTGTCACACCTACTGGTATATTTGTTTCCATAGACCCTCAAGATCATAATAATGATGATAATGTTATTACCTTTATTAAAAGAATACAAATTCGAACGATTGATTTAAATAAGATTTCTCAGGTAAATAATTTTTCACGTAAACTTACTACATCCTATCTATCCGTTGAAGAAGGTATGGATCTTCTAAAAAAAATTGATACCTTACCAAAATACCCTGGTTTATTAAAAATCATTGGTGCGGGTATTGCCTCAGCATTTTTTGGCCTTTTATTAGGTTCTACTTATAATGATTTTTTCAGTTCATTTTTTATTGCCATGATTATTTATATTGCCGTTTCATTCATTGATAAATTACATTCAAACCTATTTATCCAAAATTTTATTGGTGGTGCTATTGCAGCACTTCTTGCCATTTTTTCAGTAAATATTGACCTAGGAATGAATATTGATAAAATTATCATTAGCTCCATTATGATTTTAGTTCCTGGCGTGGCCATAACCAATGCTATACGAGATTATATTTCAGGTGAATTATTATCAGGAGTTGCAAGATCCGCTGAAGCAATTATTGTTGCTATATCCATTGCAGTAGGAGTAGGTGCTGTTATGAATACTTGGATATATTTTTTGGGAGGGTTGTAA
- a CDS encoding threonine/serine exporter family protein, translating into MLLQFIFSFLSTLGFAILFNIPKKSLIKASFVGGIGWIAYVYSNEKFHSLIVASFIGACIVAIISEIFARKFKETVTVFVIPGIIPLVPGAGMYYTMLAVIEKDFSRFASTGSETMFVAGGIAAAILIISSLTRMIFQVSRRKYRKNIETH; encoded by the coding sequence ATGTTATTACAATTTATTTTTTCTTTTTTATCTACACTAGGCTTTGCAATACTATTTAATATTCCAAAGAAATCTCTTATCAAAGCCTCTTTTGTCGGAGGAATCGGATGGATTGCTTATGTTTATTCAAATGAAAAATTTCACTCTCTCATTGTTGCTTCTTTCATAGGAGCATGCATTGTTGCCATCATCAGTGAAATATTTGCTAGAAAGTTTAAAGAAACAGTCACTGTATTTGTTATTCCAGGTATTATTCCACTCGTTCCTGGTGCAGGTATGTATTATACCATGCTTGCAGTTATTGAAAAAGATTTTAGTAGATTTGCATCCACTGGTAGCGAAACCATGTTTGTTGCTGGTGGAATTGCTGCAGCAATCCTTATTATCTCGTCCCTTACTCGCATGATTTTTCAAGTAAGCAGACGTAAATATAGAAAAAACATAGAGACTCATTAA
- a CDS encoding SoxR reducing system RseC family protein produces the protein MEFKIVVFNKVAAQVGDKVEVNLETQNVLKAAFIAYVIPLIALIIGVGGGSFLLKKIGVVEHLEMYAMIIGFLLTAITYMTIRLHEGSFKKNKQYMPSISKIVQE, from the coding sequence ATGGAATTTAAAATTGTTGTGTTCAATAAGGTAGCGGCGCAAGTTGGAGATAAGGTTGAAGTGAATTTAGAAACACAAAATGTTTTAAAAGCTGCATTTATTGCTTATGTCATTCCACTAATTGCTCTCATTATAGGAGTTGGTGGAGGTAGTTTTCTATTAAAAAAAATAGGCGTTGTAGAGCATTTGGAAATGTATGCAATGATCATAGGATTCTTGTTAACAGCCATAACTTATATGACTATTCGATTACATGAAGGAAGTTTTAAAAAGAATAAACAGTACATGCCTAGCATATCTAAAATTGTGCAGGAATAA
- the aspS gene encoding aspartate--tRNA ligase, translated as MAETLGNMKRTHMCGTLRTDHIDQEVILMGWVQKRRNLGGLVFTDLRDRSGLVQIVFDNDVSEEAFAKAEKIRGEYVIGIKGIVKMRESINKNMPTGDIEVFASELKVFSEAQTPPIYIEDEDEVSENLRLKYRYLDLRKPKMQKNLMFRHKLAKLTRDFLDENGFAEIETPMLEKPTPEGARDYLVPSRVNPGKFYALPQSPQLFKQLLMVSGMDRYFQIVKCFRDEDLRADRQPEFTQIDIEMSFVDVEDVLSINERLIQKMFKEMLNVDVTLPLKRMPYSEAMDRFGSDKPDIRFGFELKALNDIVKNSGFKVFSDTVKNGGDVRGININGYEGSFSKKGVKKLEDFAKTYGAKGLAWIRITDEGINSPIAKFFSEEEMNSIIERLDGKTGDLILIVADKSSVVYDALGHLRVEIAKKLDILDKNDYKLLWVTDFPLFEYDEEDDRYVAKHHPFTSPKEEDLELLETAPHKARAKAYDIVLNGVEIGGGSIRIHNSDIQKRMFKALGFTEEEAWAQFGFLLEAFKYGTPPHGGIAYGLDRLVMLLTGNNSIREVIAFPKTQNASSPMTEAPSVVDEKQLEELHIQSVVEK; from the coding sequence ATGGCAGAAACATTAGGAAATATGAAAAGAACCCATATGTGTGGGACATTAAGAACAGATCATATAGATCAAGAAGTTATACTTATGGGATGGGTACAAAAAAGACGTAATCTAGGTGGATTAGTATTTACGGATTTGAGAGATCGATCAGGGCTTGTACAAATTGTATTTGACAATGATGTGTCAGAAGAAGCTTTTGCAAAAGCTGAAAAGATTAGAGGAGAATATGTAATCGGTATTAAGGGAATTGTAAAAATGAGAGAATCTATCAATAAAAATATGCCAACTGGAGATATTGAAGTATTTGCTAGTGAATTAAAAGTATTCTCTGAAGCGCAAACCCCACCTATTTACATAGAAGATGAAGATGAAGTTTCAGAAAATTTAAGATTAAAATATAGATATCTTGATTTAAGAAAACCTAAGATGCAAAAAAATCTTATGTTCAGACATAAATTAGCAAAGCTTACAAGAGATTTTCTTGATGAAAATGGATTTGCTGAAATAGAGACACCTATGCTTGAAAAACCTACTCCAGAAGGTGCTAGAGATTATTTGGTACCAAGCCGTGTAAACCCAGGAAAATTCTATGCACTTCCTCAATCACCACAATTATTTAAGCAATTATTGATGGTTTCTGGTATGGATAGATATTTCCAAATTGTAAAATGCTTCAGAGATGAAGATTTAAGAGCAGATAGGCAGCCTGAATTTACGCAGATTGATATTGAAATGTCTTTTGTGGATGTTGAAGATGTATTGTCTATCAATGAAAGACTTATACAAAAAATGTTTAAAGAAATGTTAAATGTAGATGTGACTCTTCCACTAAAGAGAATGCCTTATAGTGAAGCAATGGATAGATTCGGTTCAGACAAGCCAGATATTAGATTTGGATTTGAATTAAAAGCTTTAAATGATATTGTAAAGAACAGTGGATTTAAAGTATTTAGTGATACAGTAAAAAATGGAGGAGATGTACGAGGAATCAATATCAATGGATATGAAGGTTCTTTTAGCAAAAAAGGTGTTAAGAAATTAGAGGACTTTGCAAAAACTTATGGTGCAAAGGGATTAGCTTGGATTAGAATTACAGATGAGGGTATAAATTCTCCAATTGCCAAATTCTTCAGTGAGGAAGAAATGAATAGTATCATTGAAAGATTGGATGGAAAGACAGGAGATTTAATTTTAATCGTAGCGGATAAATCAAGTGTAGTATATGATGCATTAGGTCATTTAAGGGTAGAAATAGCTAAAAAATTAGATATTTTAGATAAAAACGACTATAAGCTTTTATGGGTAACAGATTTTCCATTGTTTGAATATGACGAAGAAGATGATCGATATGTTGCAAAACACCATCCATTTACTTCACCAAAGGAAGAAGACCTTGAGCTTTTAGAAACAGCACCTCATAAAGCACGTGCGAAAGCTTATGATATTGTATTAAATGGTGTTGAAATAGGTGGAGGAAGTATTAGAATTCATAATAGTGATATTCAAAAAAGAATGTTTAAAGCTTTAGGATTTACAGAAGAAGAAGCTTGGGCACAATTTGGATTTTTACTGGAAGCATTTAAATATGGTACACCTCCACATGGTGGTATTGCTTATGGATTAGATCGATTAGTGATGCTACTTACAGGAAATAATAGTATTCGTGAAGTCATTGCTTTTCCTAAAACTCAAAATGCTTCATCGCCTATGACAGAAGCACCATCTGTAGTTGATGAAAAACAATTAGAAGAGTTGCATATTCAATCAGTAGTAGAGAAGTAA
- the hisS gene encoding histidine--tRNA ligase, whose translation MSIKAARGTKDVLPSESYKWNFVEHLFRDVCSRFGYKEIRTPIFEHTELFKRGVGETTDIVQKEMYSFEDNGGRDITLKPEGTAPVVRSFIENKLYADTQPTKLFYITPCFRYERPQAGRLRAFHQFGVEAYGATNPSVDAEVIGIAMAFYKELGISNLELRINSIGCPECRGKYNQILKNYLKEKLPNLCKTCQDRYERNPMRIIDCKVESCKEQLTDVPMMIDHICDACKEDFEKLKENLSLMDINYIVDPNIVRGLDYYTKTAFEIISNEIGAQGTVCGGGRYDRLVEELDGPKTPGIGFGMGIERLLLTLQNNNIEIPKPKGLDIFIATIGERANKEAVGLLHKLRLEGISGDKDHLNRSLKAQFKYANKMNAAYTIVIGDDELDKDVVTLKNMQNSEQTEINLSNIINELKERL comes from the coding sequence ATGTCAATAAAAGCAGCAAGAGGAACAAAAGATGTTTTGCCATCAGAAAGCTACAAATGGAATTTTGTTGAGCATTTATTTAGAGATGTTTGTAGTAGATTTGGATATAAAGAAATAAGAACACCTATTTTTGAACATACTGAGTTGTTTAAACGTGGAGTAGGTGAAACTACTGATATTGTACAAAAGGAAATGTATTCTTTTGAAGATAATGGTGGAAGGGATATTACATTAAAGCCAGAAGGAACAGCTCCAGTAGTAAGAAGTTTCATTGAAAATAAATTATATGCAGATACCCAACCCACAAAGCTTTTTTATATAACGCCTTGTTTTAGATATGAAAGACCACAGGCTGGAAGATTAAGAGCATTTCACCAATTTGGAGTTGAAGCCTATGGTGCAACAAATCCTTCTGTTGATGCAGAAGTAATAGGGATTGCAATGGCCTTTTATAAAGAATTAGGAATAAGTAATCTAGAGCTTAGAATTAATAGTATTGGTTGTCCTGAATGTAGAGGAAAATATAATCAAATACTAAAGAACTATTTAAAAGAAAAACTTCCAAATCTTTGTAAAACTTGCCAAGATCGATATGAAAGAAATCCAATGCGTATTATTGATTGTAAAGTAGAATCTTGCAAAGAACAGCTTACAGATGTTCCAATGATGATCGATCATATATGCGATGCATGTAAGGAAGATTTTGAAAAATTAAAAGAAAATCTATCCCTTATGGATATAAATTATATAGTAGATCCTAATATTGTTAGGGGTCTTGATTATTACACAAAGACAGCATTTGAGATTATTTCTAATGAAATAGGTGCCCAAGGAACTGTTTGTGGAGGCGGACGATATGATCGTTTAGTTGAAGAATTAGATGGACCTAAAACGCCTGGTATTGGTTTTGGTATGGGAATAGAAAGATTATTATTGACTCTTCAAAATAATAATATTGAAATTCCAAAACCAAAAGGATTAGATATTTTTATTGCGACAATAGGTGAAAGAGCCAACAAAGAAGCAGTAGGATTATTACATAAACTTAGATTAGAAGGAATATCAGGGGATAAGGATCACTTAAATAGAAGTTTAAAGGCTCAATTTAAATATGCAAATAAAATGAATGCAGCCTATACAATTGTAATAGGTGATGATGAATTAGATAAAGATGTAGTCACACTAAAAAATATGCAAAATAGTGAACAAACAGAGATCAATCTTAGCAATATTATAAATGAATTAAAAGAAAGACTATAG
- the hemZ gene encoding coproporphyrinogen dehydrogenase HemZ: protein MIKVFLKGHDYQYEVSELLKVFEEPKKIEFIENEALVDDQSFLLVSKVSEINDEYDIITQLIKNHKVMIENTIKYKKDTTDHGKIRKILKRKIKLSIYDTLSKFYEIHPLWGILTGIRPTKIVHELMDQKLDLQHIRQKLKENYRMSEEKIDLVTKIAQIERPVIKTNNGDAVSVYVSIPFCPTRCIYCSFPSNPLDKGKNLIKEYLKALIYEIKETGEILKEHNKKVETLYIGGGTPTTLSHEELEMLIKAIKKHIDLKWVKEITVEAGRPDTITMEKLMVLKREGVERISINPQTMNQKTLEVIGRSHTAEDIIHSYQMAKKIGFDTINMDMIIGLPGETPEMVEKTMKEIEKLNPENLTVHTLAVKKTSRLRQHLNDYPLAKEEEARKMLQITQTYAERMGLIPYYMYRQKYMLGNLENIGYAKAGHEGIYNIQIMEEKQSIIALGAGAVSKIYYQEENRLERVPNVTNVEHYIARVEEMVERKRKEIDHC, encoded by the coding sequence ATGATAAAAGTATTTTTAAAAGGACATGATTATCAGTATGAAGTAAGTGAATTATTAAAGGTTTTTGAGGAACCTAAAAAGATTGAATTTATTGAAAATGAAGCTTTGGTAGATGACCAAAGCTTTTTATTAGTAAGTAAAGTTTCTGAAATAAATGATGAATATGATATTATTACACAACTTATAAAAAATCATAAAGTGATGATAGAAAATACAATAAAATATAAAAAAGATACAACGGATCATGGAAAGATAAGAAAAATTTTAAAGCGAAAGATTAAACTTTCTATTTATGATACATTGAGTAAATTTTATGAAATTCATCCTCTATGGGGAATTCTTACAGGGATTAGACCGACAAAAATTGTTCATGAGTTAATGGACCAAAAACTTGATTTGCAGCATATAAGGCAAAAGTTAAAGGAAAATTATCGAATGAGTGAAGAAAAAATTGACTTGGTTACAAAAATAGCTCAGATTGAAAGACCTGTTATTAAAACAAATAATGGGGATGCTGTTAGTGTATATGTAAGTATTCCATTTTGTCCAACGAGATGTATCTATTGCTCTTTTCCATCAAATCCATTAGATAAAGGTAAAAATTTGATAAAAGAATATTTAAAAGCTTTGATCTATGAGATAAAAGAAACAGGGGAAATTTTAAAGGAACATAATAAAAAGGTTGAGACTTTATATATTGGCGGAGGGACACCAACAACCTTAAGCCATGAAGAATTAGAAATGCTTATAAAAGCAATTAAAAAGCATATAGATTTAAAATGGGTGAAAGAAATTACTGTGGAAGCAGGTAGACCTGATACGATTACTATGGAGAAATTAATGGTTTTAAAGAGAGAAGGGGTAGAAAGAATAAGTATCAATCCACAAACCATGAATCAAAAAACCCTAGAAGTAATAGGACGATCTCATACTGCTGAAGATATTATTCATTCTTATCAAATGGCAAAAAAAATTGGTTTTGATACCATTAATATGGATATGATTATTGGATTACCTGGAGAAACACCTGAAATGGTTGAGAAAACCATGAAAGAAATCGAAAAGCTAAATCCTGAAAATCTTACGGTACATACTTTAGCCGTGAAAAAAACTTCTCGGTTAAGACAACATTTAAATGATTATCCTTTAGCAAAGGAAGAAGAAGCAAGAAAAATGCTACAAATTACACAAACCTATGCAGAAAGAATGGGCTTAATTCCTTATTATATGTATAGACAGAAATATATGCTTGGTAATCTAGAAAATATAGGATATGCAAAGGCTGGTCATGAGGGAATCTATAATATTCAGATTATGGAAGAAAAGCAAAGTATTATTGCACTAGGTGCAGGAGCCGTGTCTAAAATATATTATCAAGAAGAAAACCGATTAGAAAGAGTGCCTAATGTTACAAATGTAGAACACTATATAGCTAGAGTAGAAGAAATGGTCGAAAGGAAAAGAAAAGAAATAGATCATTGTTAA